Genomic DNA from bacterium:
TGTTTATCGTCTGGAGCAGGTCATTATTGGATTTTAATCCCCAAGAGATACCGCTGCTTACCGCAGCATCATAGTTGATTTCAACCACTTTAACTTCAATCATCACCTGCTGCGGTAACACCGCATACGAACTGAACGAAAAAAGTAAAAGGAAAATAAGCGATAAGAATAAAAAAGTTTTTCGCATACGGAAACAACCTAAACATCAAACGTTGGGAAAACGATAGAAATCAATGGATATTGATTTATTGCAGGGATTACATCATGTTTCGGTTTTTTTTCGTCTAACCGTTGTTCGTTATTTCTGGTCAAGCGCGTCGATAACCGATTTGGTTATATCCGGTATCGGGTCGGTTGTGCCGGTAATATATCCGAGTTCACCGACTAAATCGTATTTCTTCTCTTCCGCAACTTTTTTTATCGCAGTATAGACTTTCTCGTTCGCCCGCTGGAGTAATATCCAATATAACGGATTATCGGATTTCATTTTTTCTTTTTTAATCCGCTGGTATTCTCTGGTCGCATCAAGAACTTTTGCGAGTTCAAGTTGGGCTGGGCTGGTGTAATTTTTCGGATTCCCGAAATATACTTTCTCTTCTTTAATCGT
This window encodes:
- a CDS encoding OmpH family outer membrane protein, which encodes MASPISIKSAYLLAGVVLFTYFAIGAFATDQITIKEEKVYFGNPKNYTSPAQLELAKVLDATREYQRIKKEKMKSDNPLYWILLQRANEKVYTAIKKVAEEKKYDLVGELGYITGTTDPIPDITKSVIDALDQK